The Flavobacteriales bacterium genome contains the following window.
TTCCACCTACTCCCCAGAGTTCCCATTCGCAACCGTATTCGGTGCGTCAAAGCTTGCTCCGGATGGTAAGATCTACATCAGCACGTTGAACAGCACGGATAAGCTGCACGTGATAAACTATCCGGACAGCTTTGGCCTGGCATGTGGTATTGTGCAACATGCCATCACCCTGCCCACCTACTGGAAGAACTCCCTCCCCAACCACCCCAACTACCACTTGGGGGCCTTGGATGGCAGCGTATGCGACAGCTTGGATGTGGGGTTAGTGGAGCAGCCGGAGAACTTGAACATGAGCTTGTACCCCAACCCCAACACGGGGGCCTTTGCCATCACCTATGCACCGCAACCCAGCAGCGGCACGCTGGAGGTGCACGCACTGGATGGCCGCGTGGTGCACCGCGAGAGCGTGGCGCCTTGGAGCCAACTGAAGGGCGTGGAGCTGCCGCGACTTGCACCGGGCCTATACCAATGCACGGTGCGGTTCGGTGCCCACGAGGGCGTTAGGAGGTTCGTGGTGGAGTAGGCGGCGGTAGGCCTATGTTTGATGGAAGCACATTGCAACCATGGAACATGGGGGCCACAGGCCCACTACCGATGGACACTCGGCACAGCCGAGCGTCAGCCGAGTGCGTTCAGCGGGCGTTGTGCACTACGCGAGCAGGTGCTGGGGGTCTGTACCAGTGGACGATGACCATGGATGGTGTGCGATTGCAACAGGGTAGTGTGACAATTTTCTGAGCTACGAATGAGAGTAGTGATGCGCTACACGCAAAGGACAGTTCTTGGGATGTTCGGCATCATTTGCCTAGGCCATTGGTTTGCTCAACGAGCCATAGGGCAGGGTTTGAACAACCTGTGGCAGGGAGGATACGAGCACATCAGCGGTCCTCCTTGGGGCGGCTCGGACATCGAATTTGCCGGTGGCACCGCCACAATTTCCCCCCAATTGTCCCGTGTCATCGACCTGCAGCACACGGCAGCGAACATTACGAGTTCTACAGGCGAACTGCTGTTCTTTACCAACGGAGTTGTAATTGGCCAAGCCGATGGCGACACCATGTTGAATGGGGCAGGGCTCAACCCCAGCGACTACACCGACAATTGGTACCCGGGCGGGCTCCTGCTCCCACAAGCAGCACTCATCATACCTGATCCGGGCAATGCCGAGCGGTGCTTTTTGTTCCACTGCACATACGATGACATCCCCACGTTTGCGGCGTACAACTTGTATGTGACAATCGTTGACATGAGCTTGAACTCAGGCCAGGGATCTGTACTGCAAAAGAACCAGGTAATTCATACGGGGAATATTCAAGCAGGCCGACTGGATGCGGTACGGCATGGCAATGGACGCGATTGGTGGGTTTATGCGCACGAGATCGCCACAGACCGCTTCTGGCGGTTTCTCGTGTCACCAAGCGGCGTTGACGGTCCTTACGAACAATTCGCTGGTGTTGCACGACCTGCAGATGGGGGGCGAACTGTTTTCTCGCCGGACGGAAGCAAGTTCGCGTACTACTGGGGCGGGTCCGACCTGGACATCTTCTCGGTCGATCGTTGCTCAGGGCTCTTCAGCGACCATGTTCACATCAGTATTGATGATTACGACGGAAGCGGTGGTGTGGCCTTCTCCGCGAGCGGCCGCTTTCTGTATGTGTCCTCGGTGCTTGATGTGTACCAAGTGGACATGGATGCAACCGATATTGGTGCATCCATATTGGACATAGCCTCTTGGGACTCCACCTACTCACCTTTCCCGCCCTTTGCTACCGTTTTTGATGCGGCCAAGCTTGCTCCGGACGGGAGGATCTATATCAGCACGGGCAACAGCACTGACAAGCTGCATGTGATCAACTATCCGGACAGCTTTGGTCTTGCCTGCGATTTGGTTCAACATGATATCACTTTGCCCACCTACTGGCAAAACTCCCTCCCCAACCACCCCAACTACCACTTGGGTGCGTTGGCTGGGAGCGTATGCGACAGCTTGGATGTGGGGTTGTTGGAGCAGCCGGAGAACTTGAACATGAGCCTATACCCCAACCCCAACACGGGGGCTTTTGCCATCACCTACGCACCCCAACCCACCAGCGGTGTGCTGGAGGTGGTAGCACTGGATGGCCGCGTGGTGCACCGCGAGAGCGTGGCGCCTTGGAGCCAACTGAAGGGCGTGGAGCTGCGGGACTTGTCGCCGGGCCTGTACCAATGCACGGTGCGGTTCGGTGCCCAAGAGGGCGTTAGGAGGTTCGTGGTGGAGTAGGCGGCGGCAAGCCTATGTTTGATGGAAGCACATTGCAACCATGGAACATACATGGGGCCACAGGCCCACTACCGATGGACACTCGGCACAGCCGAGCGTCAGCCGAGTGCGATCAGTGGGCGTTGTGCACTACGCGAGCAGGTGCGGAGAGGTGAGCGTCTTGGACCGGCACCTCGCAAGAATGAGCTCTGGTCAGTGCCCAATACGATAGGTCGGTCCTGTTGCGGCAACGCTTCCAGTCCCCCACGTCTATCATTGCCACCG
Protein-coding sequences here:
- a CDS encoding T9SS type A sorting domain-containing protein, with translation MRYTQRTVLGMFGIICLGHWFAQRAIGQGLNNLWQGGYEHISGPPWGGSDIEFAGGTATISPQLSRVIDLQHTAANITSSTGELLFFTNGVVIGQADGDTMLNGAGLNPSDYTDNWYPGGLLLPQAALIIPDPGNAERCFLFHCTYDDIPTFAAYNLYVTIVDMSLNSGQGSVLQKNQVIHTGNIQAGRLDAVRHGNGRDWWVYAHEIATDRFWRFLVSPSGVDGPYEQFAGVARPADGGRTVFSPDGSKFAYYWGGSDLDIFSVDRCSGLFSDHVHISIDDYDGSGGVAFSASGRFLYVSSVLDVYQVDMDATDIGASILDIASWDSTYSPFPPFATVFDAAKLAPDGRIYISTGNSTDKLHVINYPDSFGLACDLVQHDITLPTYWQNSLPNHPNYHLGALAGSVCDSLDVGLLEQPENLNMSLYPNPNTGAFAITYAPQPTSGVLEVVALDGRVVHRESVAPWSQLKGVELRDLSPGLYQCTVRFGAQEGVRRFVVE